The following is a genomic window from Schistocerca cancellata isolate TAMUIC-IGC-003103 chromosome 8, iqSchCanc2.1, whole genome shotgun sequence.
cctaaacccacactgatgtcctcaactaatactcgtacttccCTTTCAACTacatctgagaagattttacccacaacgttgattaaagagatatctctgtagttgttacaatcttttctgcttccatgtttagagattggtgtgattactgctttcgtccagtctgatggaacctgtcctgactcacaggccatttcaattatgctgtgtagccatttaagacctgacattccactgtatttgatgagttccgacttaatttcatccaccccagccgctttattgcactgcaatctattgaccattttctccacttcctcaaatgtaatcGTATTTCTACtggtagtgacagaagaaaaaagagcgaacatgaaaatgtgcttgtgttccataatctaagttttagttcaacctgcATCATGTGACCAGGtcaggggaaacgtatatgtccgccaaaaactcgattcactgtaagtaagcagttaaaaaaagatgtgaactgttttataatctgcaagtatcacatatcaaaacaaaactgactcattctagattccaccgaagatgccttaaagtaaaaggcgaaacgcgtgttgAACCAATATAGTACACTGGATCGAGAaagaaacgtttgttacttaccaaaggaaataatcagtaGCTGTAGATAATTAGCAAATTACATGTTATGACATactagcaaattagtttcggtttaacttctcatcccacatgctattaaatgccgtaTAAAAAGAATCATCTATTGCTTCTGAAAAActttagttactttcatatctcggtagaaaacagattttggatatttatcatgcgacgaaatacatgactttttacaagttatcgttagcaaaaaaacacgtttcgatttcttgcacCGTTTACGAAATTCGGTGTTGGTACGgcttacaacgagcaggacgaagtattagtcgcgtcgcgagcgagctgcgcgcggtcaccgcacagcctgTCCGCCGACATATcgttcaatatctcgagaacggtgatagctatcgttctgctctcagccttacaaacaatttcgatatgttggctaaatgtcatacgcaataatgtattacctaaaatgaactgtacacaAAGTCCacacaatgcgtttttacctctgcacactcattaaaatttcgtgtaaaggtttacataAATGGGATActgcaagtaaccacgacgaataacgaaaagaaattcggtcctttatctagagaagatatcaggctgtaacatgcacaAGAATCAAATtattctaccgaatagtttcctcggGATCGGATGATTAGTATTTcacagctgccgccgcgtccgtgcCAGCGGTTCCACACCTCaggctcagcgcgttctgtgattggcggcgcggacctggagcgcggcacgcggcagtaGCTGGACGCAgaccgcgccgcgccgcgacgcTGACGGCGTTCCCGCGGCAGCGCCAGTGGGAAGCGGCCGATCGTAACGGCGGGTGCCGGTGTTGCAGGTGCGCGAGGCCGGCGCGCTGCCGCGGCTGCGCCACCGGCGGCCCGGCTGCGCGCGCTGCGCGCCCGGCTGGGGCGCCGTGGCGGCGTGCGACCCGGCGCGCGGGCAGGGCACGGCGTGCGCGCGCTGCGCCGCCGGCGTCGCCTACTCGCCGCACCACTCTGCGCGCGCGCCCTGCTGGCTGTGCTCGCGCTGCGGGCCCGGCCTGTTCGAGGCGCGCGCCTGCTCCCCGCGCAGCGACACCGTCTGCGACTCGTGC
Proteins encoded in this region:
- the LOC126095366 gene encoding uncharacterized protein LOC126095366 — encoded protein: MVAASTTLASLSLLLLLLILPQVREAGALPRLRHRRPGCARCAPGWGAVAACDPARGQGTACARCAAGVAYSPHHSARAPCWLCSRCGPGLFEARACSPRSDTVCDSCRRLLAPHMSPYLTLKEINLTIFS